CAAGATGCTCAAGAAGGACGGGTCTGCGATCCATCTTGACCCGGTGTTTGTGTATTGCGCTCGTCGGCATCAATCCTTGATGATGCCTCGATTTTCCAAACCTGTGAGAGGTCGATTCAATAGCGGAAAAGTAGATTATGTTCCTCAGATCGATCGTGGTTTTTGGAGGTGGACCGAAGAACAACAAAAGGCGTTTGCACGGTTGGTTAGGCGTGCTTCACGAGAAGAAGACCAGTTTGGGCACTCAAGAGCTTGGATGATCAGGCAGCTCGGATACATCCCGGTGATGGGTATCCGAGACTTTGAAGCCGATTTGAAGTCAAAAGATGTGTTGGTCCAGGAGGCCGCGCTCGGAGCTCTTGTTTGGCTTGATGATCCGCGTGGTGTCCTCGACGTTTTAATATCTCATTTGCACACGGATAGAGCACGTGTCGCGATGTACGGACTGCAACGTCTTTCACGCGTCATTCCGGGAGATGAACTTGTGGATGGCTTGGAGGAATTGCTCCAACGAGACCGTCTCAAGGTTACCGTCCATAAGGAAGCTCTAAGACTCTTAGGCCAGGTGGGAAGCCAGCGCGCTTTGCGACTCCTACACACGCAATTTGGAAAATCGCTGCACCGAGATACAAGGATCGCGACTCTTCATTCGGCCCGCTCAACTCTAGACAATCCTTTGTCATGGCAAATACTTGAGGCGGCGACTCAAGACCCTGACAAGGACGTTGTTCGAGCGGTCTTCGAAGTCCCTGTCGCGAATATTCCCTTGATCCAGCAGCGACGCTATTTGAAGTTGATGCTTGGCATCAGGCCCGCGGATCCCGAAACCTGGCAGAATCTAGCTAAGACAATCACCCAGGGTTGGTATCTTGTAGATCTGGACGCGGCGTTAAGGTTTGGCTTTCGTGTTTTGGCGGATCCGGATCCGAACGTTCCATGGCGCTCCATACTAAGCTTGCTAAAGCAAGCAATGAGAGAACCCGAATCTCATGACACGTTGGAAACCCTGATTCTTCAGCTTACCGACCGTGCGGATTCAGAGTTTAAAGTTCAGAAAGACCACGACCAAGACGCATTCTGGCGACTCAAAGAGATTTTTGATGTGTTCATTAACAATCGTCACAAGACATGTCGTGCATTCAATAAGAGACTTGGGGCCGAGATTTCCAAGCGTGAAAACTGGTGGGCTGATGGTGCACGACTCTTCTTACTGGGATGTGAGATTGAGGAGCTGTTTTCCGAGTTCAGTACATGGGTTGGACGGTCTTCCAATCCATTGACCATAGTTCGACTCGAAGACGTGGCCAGGGAATTGGCGTCGCATCGTGAAATAGGTTGGGATTCTCAAGCGGCGTCTGACTTGTGTGAAAGATTCGTGCGTGCAGACGATGCCCAGATGCGCCGAGTAAGTTTGGGTTTTTTGAGGGTGTTCGGAGCGCGATGGCATTGGGGTCCAGCCTGGGTAGACCTCTTGAATGCCTTACGAGCGGACGAGGATCTTGAAACCAGATTGGCAGCTCGGTCTGTGATTGCGACCTGAAAGTAGGCTAAATGATATTCCCCTCGGATACGTTGAACGCCTGCACATCATCGTCCAACAGAATGTAGTCGCGATGCGTGGTCGTAATGAAGACCTGCCCGTCTGGCCGACCTCTGAGGAAGTCAAACAAGTAGCGGTTTCGCTCGCGATCGAGCTCACTCGAGACATCATCGAGCAAGAGAATCGGTGCGAAACGGTAGCGCTCTTCGAGGTACCGAATCTCAGCGATCTTCATGGCTAGGACAAAGGCTCGGTGTTGTCCCTGACTTGCGAACGTCCGCACGCTATGGCCGTTCAGGAAGCTCAGGAGGTCGTCTCGATGCGGGCCGACCATGGTGTAGCCTCGCTCGCGCTCAACGCCCTTAAAGCTCGCGATAGCGCCTTCCAGGCACTTTTCAATCTCGACTCGCTCCATGGGCAAATCTGAGACCGACTCGTCGTCCTCGTTGTTGAGGTCCCCGTTATGCCAGGGCGTGGAGTAGTGGATGTCGGCCTCGAACTCAGGGTCAAAAATCTGCCTGAAAGTCGCCACCATCACCGGTCTGAAATTCTCGATGAAATCAAGGCGCCTCATGATGATATCGGTGCCGTACTGGATGAGCTGCTCGTCGTAGATTGAGAGTAGCGCGGCATCAGGGCGCGGGGTCTTAAGCAGCGCATTTCTCTGCTTAAGCACCTCTTCGTAGTGTTGGGTCTCGAGTGCGAACGCGGGATGCGCGTTGAAGATGGCGCGGTCCATAAACCGGCGGCGCTCGGCCGGCCCGCCTTTGAGGATCTGGATGTCCTCGGGGCCAAACATCACCACATTTACCGTGCCGAAGAAGTCGCTCAGGTTTCGGACAGGATTATTGTTGAGCAAGACCTTTTTGCCGCGTTGATGCACCTGAAGTTTGACGAGTCGCTCGCTTCCACCGCGCTCTACAAGGGCCTCGAGTTCGGCCTCGGCGTGGCCGTGTTGGATAAGTGCGGCGTTGGTCTGAGGCCTAAAGCTCTTGACGGCGCTCAATAGATAGATGGCCTCTAAGAGGTTGGTCTTCCCTTGCCCGTTTTGGCCCCAGAAGATGTTGAAGCGCGGATGCGGCGTCAGGTCCAGAGACTCGATGTTCCGGAAATGCCTTAGGCGCAAAGCCTGTACGTGCATGGCGTCACAGACGCATCGGCATCACCACGAAGAGCATTTCTTCGCGTGAGGTGTCTCGCACAAGAGTTGGCGAGAGGGTGTCGATGATCTCGATAGAGACTTCGTCGCCGTCGAGGGCGTTGATGACCTCGAGCAGGTACTTGTAGTTGTAGCCGGCTTTGACCGCAGGTCCCGAATACTCCACAGGAACGGTCTT
This Microvenator marinus DNA region includes the following protein-coding sequences:
- the recF gene encoding DNA replication/repair protein RecF (All proteins in this family for which functions are known are DNA-binding proteins that assist the filamentation of RecA onto DNA for the initiation of recombination or recombinational repair.) translates to MHVQALRLRHFRNIESLDLTPHPRFNIFWGQNGQGKTNLLEAIYLLSAVKSFRPQTNAALIQHGHAEAELEALVERGGSERLVKLQVHQRGKKVLLNNNPVRNLSDFFGTVNVVMFGPEDIQILKGGPAERRRFMDRAIFNAHPAFALETQHYEEVLKQRNALLKTPRPDAALLSIYDEQLIQYGTDIIMRRLDFIENFRPVMVATFRQIFDPEFEADIHYSTPWHNGDLNNEDDESVSDLPMERVEIEKCLEGAIASFKGVERERGYTMVGPHRDDLLSFLNGHSVRTFASQGQHRAFVLAMKIAEIRYLEERYRFAPILLLDDVSSELDRERNRYLFDFLRGRPDGQVFITTTHRDYILLDDDVQAFNVSEGNII